A window of Candidatus Nomurabacteria bacterium genomic DNA:
GGTAGAGATTGTAAATAAACAATTCCGGGTCCTGTCAAGGTGGCTAAGAACAACCCTTCACCACCAAAGAGTGCATTTTTGAAACCTCCCACAAACTGAATGTCATAATCGACAGTTGTATTAAATGCAACTAAACAACCTGTGTCTACTTTTAGTACCTCACCCTCTGCGAGTTCTTTTCTTATGACAGTACCTCCTGCATGGATAAATGCTTGACCTGTCCCAAACAGTTTCTGGAGAATAAAGCCCTCTCCTCCGAAGAATCCGGCACCTAGACGTTTTGTAAATGCGATCTCTAGATCAACATTAGTATCTGAGCATAAATAGGAGTCTCTCTGACAGTAATACTCCCCACCAACTTCACTTAGTTCCAATAAGATGATCTTTCCGGGGTAGGGTGCTGCAAAGGCGACTTTTTGACTGATATCAGAATAATTTGTGAATTTCGTAAGGAACAAGCCCTCACCTGTAAAAGCTCTCTTGAGACCTTTCATCAATCCACCTTCCATATTTGTCTC
This region includes:
- a CDS encoding TIGR00266 family protein, which encodes MSKVLEHEIFGDDMQAVEIVLDPKEGVRSEAGSMLYMQNGIQMETNMEGGLMKGLKRAFTGEGLFLTKFTNYSDISQKVAFAAPYPGKIILLELSEVGGEYYCQRDSYLCSDTNVDLEIAFTKRLGAGFFGGEGFILQKLFGTGQAFIHAGGTVIRKELAEGEVLKVDTGCLVAFNTTVDYDIQFVGGFKNALFGGEGLFLATLTGPGIVYLQSLPFSRMADRVVTAAGILPNTGESTGVAGVGGGLIRDIISGGR